agactaacaaatttattagagcataagctttcatgagctacatccgatgaagtgagctgtagctcacgaaagcttatgctctaataaatttgttagtctctaaggtgccacaagtactccttttcttttgacattacTGTGGTATTGTGGAGTCAGGCCCTCTGTTTTTTCAACTTGTCAAATAAATATGTGGTGTCTCCTTTTCTATATATAATTGTCATTGACTCTTCTGGGGCACTAGCTGTCTGTCACGTTTCTTCTTTTCTAGGATACTAACAATACATAGAAACCGTATCTAGCTCTAGCTGGATTTGTGGTGAATTGATAACTTGAGATTTTTGCAGCAGTTGTTTTTATGTAAACCAATAATCTTTTTTGACCGTCTGAACACACTACTTAGAAACAGAATTCAAATCTCCCTGAAATGGGTGGCTGTGCATGCTCAAGGGGTTTGTTGCACTCTTCTCCCAGTTCACATTAGGCATCCAGTTCTGTTCACTACAAACTTTCCAGTCATGACCTTAACCCAGGGTCAGGCTTTTCCAGCCTTGTGTGTCCTACAGCATGTTGAGTGGCTAAAACATTGACCTGATCTTTGCTAGGTTCATTGCATATTTCTGTCTTTTCAGAGTTCACCCAAGGCATGATTTTACCTACAGTAAATGGGGAGCAAAcagagccagctcctcagctggcagCTAAGGCAGAAGACCACAAGGTAAAATAAAGCATCCCATAGATGTTCTTGAAGTCCTGGAGAAAGGAGCAGCATGTTAGGCGCATCTGATGCGTGTGATAGGTCAGGTTGCCTACTTGGACTCTAAAGTATCTTCAGCAATGGACGCAGTCTATGATTGCTGGCTGGGGTATTTGAATTTGCAATGTGGGATGTTCCCTAACTCAAATCTAGTATAGTCAGTAACAAGGATGAGTGTTAAAACTTCTTGTTACTCCATGAAGCATGATAGCTCCTAAACAAATTTTTCCAAGATGCTTATTCCTGTCTTTTAAGTGTGTGATCAACTGCATTTATTTGAGGGTTCTGGGAAATAAGATGTTTCTAAAGTGCTGTGTACGCACTAAGGATACAATTCAGCATTGTGCTTCTTAATGTTTCCTTAGACCACTGCTATTACTGTCACTGCAGCACCTCAGTCTAACCCCGTAGGTGTCAAGATTCCCACCTGTAAGATCAGTTTGAAGGACATTTTCTTAACATCTCCGGAGGAGCTCTACAGAGTTTTCACTACACAGGAGGTAAGCTAGCATGGTcggggaggagctgggagtagTACACTTCTGCATGTAGAACAGCTTAGACTCAAGCTGCTCAGGAGTGATTTGGCAGCAGATGCCCCCTCTGGGGAATagagaccttcccatccacaaaCCACTTGGTATTGCTCAGGAGTAGAGGAGGCAGTGTTCTGCCCTCCTGAAAGTAATCATCAAGCACatacaggtttcggagtagcagccatgttagtctgtattcgcaaaaagaaaagcagtacttgtggtaagtgagctgtagctcatgaaagcttatgctcaaataaatttgttagtctctaaggtgccacaaattctGCTTTTCTTTCATCAAGCACATAGTCTTTCTCTCTATgctctgtgggaggagggggaatggcaTACTAGACAAGAGACTGTACTATATGGCTGGTCTTAACTGTCTCTAAATAACTTTCCTAGGCTGGCTGCTGTAGATGAGTTAAACCACAGGAACTGCGAATCTACGAGCGTTTGCTCTCCCTGCATGGTTTACAAGGCTGTCGATGCCAGCCTACCTCCAGTTCTCTCTCTGCAGGAAGCAGCCCTAGCGGTAACATTGCCTATGGCAATAAGTACCTCGTTATAGTAACacttaatatataaatatatagagcATTCAGAACTCAATCCCCATAAGGATTGTATATGGTGGGGAGAATACTTTGAATCAGTGTTGCGGTAGCAATAGTATCTCTTCTCCCCTCAGTGCTTCAGCCTAACGGGGCCCAGCGATCACATAACAGGATATAGGGACTCTAAGAGTCCCTCTCCCTCTAGCTTTGTTTTCTGTGAGTCTCTGAAGTGAGTCTGATGCTTTTGGTCATGCTCAGTTCTGAGCATTGGCTAACATGAAATGGAGTGGGATTAGCAGGGCAGATGGCTGCCCATTCATTGTGTGGGATCTCTGTAGGCCCCAGTACCCAATTCTGTTTCTGGAAAATCACATCCCGCTTCCTGAGAGCCAGGCTTTAATTGGGGATCATCAGATCACATGAGACTGTCTTGGGGAGTAATGTAAAATGCACTTAGGAGAAACTCATAGAAAGGGCATAATGAGAGTTAGGGGCCCTCTATAGATCTGGCATGGCCCCCGTCCTGTGAGAAGCAGGTAAAACATTCTGTTAATGGGGTGCTGGCATTACATGCCTCAAGGCTCAAATCCTGCTTTCCTGGCTCTGAGGGAGCTTTTCCTGGGTTCACATCCCCATGGAGCTCTTCAGAAATGGGCTAGAAAGTGGAGACGCTGCTCCGTCCCCATCCTCAAAATGCAGACCCTAAGCTTTCAGCCAAGTGCTTGTTCCAGAGAGCACAGTGCTCTtgtgctggggtgggaggcatTAAGCAGCAGTAGCAACTCCCCGGCCAGCGGGTTTCAGAGCAGCTGGCGCAGGTTATGAGGAGAAGGTTGTGGTGCTTCCAGTCACATGAGTCCTGCAATGTCACAAGGCTTGTCTCTCTGCAGATGGTCCAGGCTTTCACCCATGCGCCAGCAATCAtagaggctgataaaggagggaAGTTCCACTTGCTAGATGGCAGTGTCAGCGGCAAGTTCATTGATCTAGTGAGTACCAGCTGGTGCAGCTGTATCTTGTTCAGAAGGAGCCTTGGTGGCCTAGTCACACCTTCCCCACAGTTTTTTATCCATCTGCTCTGTACCTCATCtctagagccctgcgtggatacaaaaatTTGGATCCATATCCGATCCGCAAAGATGATAAACAATACAACCGCATCCACAGATGCAGATAtccgtggatttgcagggctccaCTCACCTCCTTAACTATCTTCCTGATTGAAACTCCTTCCCTTGTGACTGCCATTCTCCTACAGTCACCCTTGTTAATTAAGGTCTTCATTTCTTTGAGCTGGGAgatctggcttctattcctggctgtgtgtgactttgggcaagttcaAGTCCAAGGTCAAGTCATTCTACCTCTGTCTCTCCTCCCACtcattgtctgtcttgtctgtgtagattgcaagctctttgtggcagggactctGTCTCATTATATTAGTACAGCTCTCCGCATAATGGGGCTCAGATCTTAGGGCCTCGTTATAGTAACAcctaatatataaatatatagagcATTCAGAACTCAATCCCCATAAGGATTGTATATGGTGGGGAGAATACTTTGAATCAGTGTTGCGGTAGCAGTAGTATCTCTTCTCCCCTCAGTGCTTCAGCCTAATGGGACCCAGCGATCACATAACAGGATATAGGGACTCTGAGTCCCTCTCCCTCTAGCTTTGCTTTCTGTGAGTCTCTGAAGTGAGTCTGATGCTTTGGGTCATGCTCAGTTCTGAGCATTGGCTAACATGGAATGGAGCGGGATTAGCAGGGCAGATGGCTGCCCATTCATTCCTTTCTCTTTACCTAGGTCCCCAAGAAGCAGATTGTTATGAAGTGGAGATTTAAATCTTGGCCATCTGGTAGGTAGCCTGAAGAACCAGAGTACAGAGTTCCAGCCCTTGTCTGTAACTGAATGAATCCTGCTATGGCTGCACATTTGGCTGGTTTGACTGGGGGGCGGTTCTCTAGGTTGCACTAATATCTGCTTGGTGATCGTAAAACCCCACAGTAACCCCAGGCCTCTCCCAGTTGAGTGAGTCTGGATGTTGTGTTGCTTCCTGGGCAAATGGACGGACTGGGAACACTGCAGAAGCACCATGCTCTGCCTCAAGGCTGTCTGCAACCCCTTTGGCAGTCTTGCAAGCAGTGTTGAGGGGGAcactccctcctcctctgcctggaaGGAAAGCAAGTGTCATGCAAGACATGAGGGAAGGGGTTGTGCACCAGGGGAAGGTTTTGGGAGGGAGTCTGAGCCCTCTGGTGATGGGACAGGTGTGTTGATCTCTCCAGCAATGTTGGGTGAGGATGTGGCTGTGCTGTCCAGGGTTTGTGCCTTATTGCACAGTGCTAATGTGGGGATTTCCTTCGGCTCTTCTAGGGCACTTTGCAACTGTTACCTTGAACTTCACTGATAAAGGCGGTGAGACAGAAGTGCGCTTGGAGGGGAAGGGCATCCCTTCCAGTGAGGAGGAGAGAACAAAGCAAGGGTGGCAGCGCTACTACTTTGAGGGCATTAAACAGACGTTTGGTTACGGTGCCCGCTTGTTTTAACattggctgctggggagagtcTCTGTCCGAAGATTCTGCTGTGTGGACTGATTGCTTCTCGTCTGTCCCTTTTttggtgctgctgctgtgaaGAGCAGGACGAGGAAGGCCACTGAGCAATACTGCTTGTAGCCCCTTACTGCTCTGTGCATGTCTCCTGCTCCCGGGGAGTCAATGAGGGGTTCTCTTACATGTACATACGTTTATTTAGCAATAAAAATAACTTAAAGGGAGATTCTTTCAATTGAGTGTGAGATCAGAGGATGTATCTGGAAGGTGCTACTCATGGAGATGAGCACCAGCATCAGCAGGAGTTACTTGTTCATGCTCTAGCAAGGGGGATCAACCTCACAGCAAGTGTACAGCATTAGCTCAAGGCAGCAAGTTTCAGAGAGTCCAGTGATCCCCTAGGCCTGCTACTGGTAAACAGCAATGGACCAAATGCTAGGGAGAGAATGTTTAAAAACCCTTCCTCTTCAGGAAGCCCCTCCCTGCACACAGTCCTAGGTTAGTCTCACCAACTCACTAGGCTGGCCTGCTTCGTGAGAATGGACATCACTTACTGTCCAAGAAAATCAGTAACTTTCCAGCTCTTCCAAACCACAGCTAGGAAAACTCCCCCCTCAAAGAGAGGACAGGGAATGCGTGTGGAGCCTAGGCCAAAGCAAACTGACGGCTCTAGCactgggggttggggagcagtGGGGTAGGGCTGTTCCCAAGGGGATACCATGAAGGGGCAATGCCCCAGGCTAAACCCCACTTGCTCTGCTAATTCTaggggtggagaagagagagTACTGCCTGTGGGTTTTAACTCTGGCATCAGGAAACTGAAGGCCTCTTTTTGCCTCAGAACAGGGTGAGCTTTTCCCATATGCCATCTACTCCCAACACTACTCCCCCTGCAGGGAACAGAGAGCCCTGCTCTATCCCCCCTGAGCTCTGGCAGAGACATAATTGCTGGCCCCTTGCACAGAGTCATGCAGTATTACAGACAAGGGTAGGAGGGGACCTTTTATCCTGTTAGAGGCTGTTTGTGcttctgtgttagtctgtactgtGACTACCCCCTCTAGGTCTCCTTTCTACACTAACTAGTGTCTTCCTCTGATCATTTCTGCTAACCCCTTTGTCTTTGGCATGCAAGCACAAAATTCAAGGGGAGGTTGTGCCACTGATCCCTTTGTGCAGCCTTGTCTGGCTTTTTCAAAAACAGCATGCATAAATGGGTGACTTTTGTTTTCCAGAACAGCACTGCTGATAATAAGCTGCAATAGGCTGACACTAGCAGATCCCTCCAACAGTAATGGGAAAACTCACAGGTGAGAACCTGTGATGGGAGGAAAGTGATGGTGCTCCAGCAATCAGCAAGCTGACTCAGTCTGAACATATTCTCACTAGGGTTGTGCTAGCTATGCACCTAGCTGACCACGGGGTGGCAGCACTGGCCCCTGATAAAGTAGGATTTGATCATAACAGCTGGATGTGGAGCACCACAAGGCAGGCTGCTCTAATCACCTGCCACTGCAGGGTTAGGAAGTGGGGGAGAAAAGGACAGCAGCTTGAGTGGAATTTTAATTGCTCTCTTcttcacaaaccccagtttgaTTTGGGAATCCTGCTACTGCCATAACAGAATGGCCCATAGACAACTCCTGTGGGACAGACAGCCCACAAGCACACAGACATGGAAGCACAGTGTCTTGCTCAGAGGCTGCTTAGGAGAACTAAGTGCACAGCTGCAAAGTTTCCTGCCTGGGCACAGTCTGATTGA
This DNA window, taken from Dermochelys coriacea isolate rDerCor1 chromosome 6, rDerCor1.pri.v4, whole genome shotgun sequence, encodes the following:
- the AHSA1 gene encoding activator of 90 kDa heat shock protein ATPase homolog 1 isoform X2, producing MVLMKQEGTKKIRNAMSTYISMLKTEFTQGMILPTVNGEQTEPAPQLAAKAEDHKTTAITVTAAPQSNPVGVKIPTCKISLKDIFLTSPEELYRVFTTQEMVQAFTHAPAIIEADKGGKFHLLDGSVSGKFIDLVPKKQIVMKWRFKSWPSGHFATVTLNFTDKGGETEVRLEGKGIPSSEEERTKQGWQRYYFEGIKQTFGYGARLF
- the AHSA1 gene encoding activator of 90 kDa heat shock protein ATPase homolog 1 isoform X1: MAKWGEGDPRWIVEQRADATNVNNWHWTERDASNWSTEKLKALFLAVRVENEEGACEVTEVSKLDGEASINNRKGKLIFFYEWNIKLSWTGTSKSGVKYKGHVEIPNLSDENDVDEVEVSINLAKDEPDTNLMVLMKQEGTKKIRNAMSTYISMLKTEFTQGMILPTVNGEQTEPAPQLAAKAEDHKTTAITVTAAPQSNPVGVKIPTCKISLKDIFLTSPEELYRVFTTQEMVQAFTHAPAIIEADKGGKFHLLDGSVSGKFIDLVPKKQIVMKWRFKSWPSGHFATVTLNFTDKGGETEVRLEGKGIPSSEEERTKQGWQRYYFEGIKQTFGYGARLF